In one Dreissena polymorpha isolate Duluth1 chromosome 7, UMN_Dpol_1.0, whole genome shotgun sequence genomic region, the following are encoded:
- the LOC127837490 gene encoding glutamine synthetase-like isoform X2, protein MSALEHPARMDKAVLNNYLSLDVGYEKTMVEYIWIDGTGQGIRSKCRTLDIEPKDPSECPIWNYDGSSTYQAEGSNSDMYLHPVALFRDPFRRGQHKLVLCEVFKYNNTPAETNHRHSCKKAMVEAKGEKPWFGIEQEYTLLGHDGHPFGWPKNGFPGPQGPYYCGVGSNRVYGRDIVEAHYRACLYAGVKIAGCNAEVMPSQWEFQIGPCEGIDAGDHLWVGRYLLERVAEDFGVVITLDPKPMPGDWNGAGAHTNFSTEAMRQPGGMKHIEQAIDGMSGNQKRHIAAYDPKKGKDNKRRLTGLHVTSSIEDFSAGVANRGASIRIPRQVAADAYGYLDDRRPASNCDPYSVTEVIIMRELR, encoded by the exons ATGTCTGCCCTAGAACACCCCGCTCGTATGGACAAGGCGGTCCTCAATAACTACCTCAGCCTGGATGTGGGCTACGAGAAGACAATGGTCGAATACATCTGGATCGACGGCACGGGCCAGGGTATCCGCAGCAAGTGCAGAACGCTCGATATAGAGCCCAAGGATCCTAGTG aatgCCCCATCTGGAACTACGACGGGTCCAGCACATACCAGGCGGAAGGCTCCAACTCTGACATGTACCTACATCCGGTAGCCCTTTTCCGGGACCCGTTCAGAAGAGGCCAGCACAAACTTGTCCTCTGTGAGGTCTTCAAATACAACAACACCCCTGCAG aaaCCAACCATAGACATTCGTGCAAAAAAGCAATGGTTGAAGCCAAGGGTGAAAAGCCATGGTTCGGAATCGAGCAAGAGTACACGCTTCTCGGTCACGACGGCCATCCGTTTGGATGGCCAAAGAACGGGTTTCCCGGCCCACAAG GTCCGTACTACTGTGGTGTGGGTTCGAACCGTGTGTACGGTCGTGACATCGTGGAGGCCCACTACCGGGCGTGTCTGTACGCTGGGGTCAAGATCGCCGGATGTAACGCGGAGGTCATGCCTTCTCAG TGGGAATTTCAAATTGGGCCCTGCGAAGGTATCGACGCGGGAGACCATCTCTGGGTGGGGCGATACCTGCTTGAACGGGTGGCGGAAGACTTCGGGGTCGTCATAACATTGGACCCCAAGCCAATGCCCGGGGACTGGAACGGCGCTGGGGCACATACAAACTTCAGCACAGAGGCCATGCGACAGCCAGGTGGCATGAA GCATATTGAGCAAGCCATCGACGGCATGAGCGGTAACCAAAAGCGTCACATCGCCGCCTACGACCCCAAGAAGGGAAAAGACAACAAGCGACGTCTCACGGGCCTGCACGTGACCTCGAGCATTGAGGATTTCTCCGCCGGTGTCGCCAACCGCGGCGCCAGCATCCGCATTCCCCGCCAGGTGGCTGCCGACGCATACGGATACTTGGATGACCGACGACCGGCGTCGAACTGCGACCCATACTCAGTAACGGAAGTCATCATTATGAGAGAATTGAGATAG
- the LOC127837490 gene encoding glutamine synthetase-like isoform X1: MSALEHPARMDKAVLNNYLSLDVGYEKTMVEYIWIDGTGQGIRSKCRTLDIEPKDPSECPIWNYDGSSTYQAEGSNSDMYLHPVALFRDPFRRGQHKLVLCEVFKYNNTPAETNHRHSCKKAMVEAKGEKPWFGIEQEYTLLGHDGHPFGWPKNGFPGPQGPYYCGVGSNRVYGRDIVEAHYRACLYAGVKIAGCNAEVMPSQWEFQIGPCEGIDAGDHLWVGRYLLERVAEDFGVVITLDPKPMPGDWNGAGAHTNFSTEAMRQPGGMKHIEQAIERMSGHHKRHIAAYDPKKGEDNKRRLTGLHETSGIDDFSAGVANRGASIRIPRQVAADGYGYLEDRRPASNCDPYSVTEVIIVTAVLGK; encoded by the exons ATGTCTGCCCTAGAACACCCCGCTCGTATGGACAAGGCGGTCCTCAATAACTACCTCAGCCTGGATGTGGGCTACGAGAAGACAATGGTCGAATACATCTGGATCGACGGCACGGGCCAGGGTATCCGCAGCAAGTGCAGAACGCTCGATATAGAGCCCAAGGATCCTAGTG aatgCCCCATCTGGAACTACGACGGGTCCAGCACATACCAGGCGGAAGGCTCCAACTCTGACATGTACCTACATCCGGTAGCCCTTTTCCGGGACCCGTTCAGAAGAGGCCAGCACAAACTTGTCCTCTGTGAGGTCTTCAAATACAACAACACCCCTGCAG aaaCCAACCATAGACATTCGTGCAAAAAAGCAATGGTTGAAGCCAAGGGTGAAAAGCCATGGTTCGGAATCGAGCAAGAGTACACGCTTCTCGGTCACGACGGCCATCCGTTTGGATGGCCAAAGAACGGGTTTCCCGGCCCACAAG GTCCGTACTACTGTGGTGTGGGTTCGAACCGTGTGTACGGTCGTGACATCGTGGAGGCCCACTACCGGGCGTGTCTGTACGCTGGGGTCAAGATCGCCGGATGTAACGCGGAGGTCATGCCTTCTCAG TGGGAATTTCAAATTGGGCCCTGCGAAGGTATCGACGCGGGAGACCATCTCTGGGTGGGGCGATACCTGCTTGAACGGGTGGCGGAAGACTTCGGGGTCGTCATAACATTGGACCCCAAGCCAATGCCCGGGGACTGGAACGGCGCTGGGGCACATACAAACTTCAGCACAGAGGCCATGCGACAGCCAGGTGGCATGAA GCATATTGAGCAAGCCATCGAGCGCATGAGCGGTCACCACAAGCGTCACATCGCCGCCTACGACCCCAAGAAGGGAGAGGACAACAAGCGACGTCTCACGGGCCTGCACGAGACCTCGGGCATAGACGATTTCTCCGCCGGTGTCGCCAACCGCGGTGCCAGCATCCGCATTCCCCGCCAGGTGGCTGCCGACGGATACGGATACTTGGAGGACCGACGACCGGCGTCAAACTGCGACCCTTACTCAGTAACGGAAGTCATCATTGTTACGGCGGTGCTTGGAAAATAG
- the LOC127839724 gene encoding uncharacterized protein LOC127839724, with product MCRKLFLIPVPVVIFFVIGYSEAIRCFLCAFPEDGCDDKFSKAQMTTDCDQCYKSKGTNKSEKTVVRGCLEMKYRKNGFFSQSSDDESGEVCLCERDLCNTASAKIGLDISLVLVATAIHLLCALYKT from the exons ATGTGTCGAAAACTGTTTTTGATTCCCGTGCCTGTAGTGATTTTCTTCGTCATCG GTTACAGCGAGGCAATACGCTGCTTCCTGTGTGCCTTTCCGGAAGACGGATGCGATGACAAGTTTAGCAAGGCTCAGATGACAACAGACTGTGATCAGTGCTACAAAAGCAAAGGCACAAACAAATCGGAGAAAA CCGTCGTCAGGGGTTGCTTGGAAATGAAATATCGCAAAAACGGCTTCTTCTCACAGTCCTCTGACGACGAGAGCGGCGAGGTCTGTCTCTGCGAGAGGGATTTATGTAACACAGCGTCGGCGAAGATTGGGCTTGACATATCGCTCGTATTGGTAGCAAccgcaatacatttattatgtgctctatataaaacatga